A window of the Rhodoluna limnophila genome harbors these coding sequences:
- a CDS encoding DUF4245 family protein yields the protein MSEDSAAKHRAKQTVINLLLSLVASLGVMLAIILIVPRDDSNRIKPVDHIALAEGASAAAGRPVLGLPLPEGWWANHATWVATAADGVDYWEVGFVGPKNQYIGLTQAFEVNPTWVALRSAGFIPDSSTTGSANWLKLTPGPNVDADPVLWTLETDGDFVSLEGNATAAEFSEFANLVETELNE from the coding sequence GTGAGCGAAGATTCAGCAGCCAAGCACCGCGCGAAACAGACCGTCATCAATCTGTTGCTATCGCTGGTTGCTTCTCTTGGAGTAATGCTGGCGATCATTCTCATTGTTCCTAGGGATGACAGCAATCGAATTAAACCGGTTGACCACATTGCACTCGCAGAGGGCGCATCGGCTGCCGCTGGCCGGCCTGTACTTGGCCTTCCGTTGCCAGAAGGTTGGTGGGCAAACCACGCTACTTGGGTAGCCACTGCCGCTGATGGCGTTGACTACTGGGAGGTCGGCTTCGTTGGGCCAAAAAACCAGTACATCGGACTAACCCAGGCTTTCGAGGTGAACCCAACCTGGGTTGCGCTGCGCAGTGCGGGTTTCATTCCCGATTCATCGACGACCGGTAGCGCAAACTGGTTGAAACTTACTCCCGGTCCAAACGTAGATGCCGATCCGGTTCTCTGGACTCTAGAGACTGACGGAGACTTTGTATCGCTCGAGGGCAATGCCACAGCAGCAGAGTTTTCCGAGTTTGCCAACCTAGTCGAGACGGAGTTGAACGAATGA
- a CDS encoding fructose-bisphosphatase class II family protein, whose translation MSLHNANGPTIDIFKATVAATAECWHLVGSGDKNAVDGAAVDAMRDSLRGANFGGVVVIGEGEKDEAPMLFNGEIIGGGQPVEWDIAVDPVDGTALAAGGLDGAVSVMAAAQRGAMLASSEVYYMQKIVSGPAARGVLDLDVAAAENINRLAAALNKDVSEIRVAVINKPRNYDLIAEVKASGAQWVRFDEGDTTMAVAAATPDSGVDLLLGIGGAPEGVVTACAVQVLGGFMQTRFAPETPDEISRALGANYDLERKFELDELVSGDQFIFVCTAITDGPLARGVRETDEFLEIQSFVLDSQLGDARVLEVRVPKN comes from the coding sequence ATGAGTCTTCACAATGCGAACGGTCCAACTATCGATATCTTCAAGGCAACAGTAGCGGCCACGGCCGAATGCTGGCACTTGGTTGGCTCGGGCGATAAGAATGCCGTCGATGGTGCTGCTGTTGATGCCATGCGTGACTCTCTTCGCGGGGCAAACTTTGGTGGCGTGGTGGTTATCGGCGAGGGTGAGAAAGACGAGGCCCCGATGCTTTTCAACGGCGAGATTATCGGTGGCGGGCAGCCAGTTGAATGGGACATCGCGGTGGATCCGGTTGACGGTACTGCTCTGGCAGCTGGCGGACTAGACGGTGCTGTGTCAGTCATGGCTGCTGCTCAGCGCGGTGCCATGCTTGCTTCTTCAGAGGTTTACTACATGCAGAAAATTGTGAGTGGCCCTGCCGCCAGGGGAGTGCTGGACCTAGATGTTGCAGCTGCAGAGAACATTAACCGATTGGCGGCGGCCTTGAACAAAGATGTTTCTGAGATTCGGGTGGCTGTGATCAATAAACCTCGAAACTACGACCTAATCGCCGAGGTAAAAGCCTCCGGGGCGCAGTGGGTCAGGTTTGATGAGGGTGACACCACCATGGCTGTGGCAGCAGCAACCCCAGACAGCGGAGTTGATCTTCTACTGGGAATCGGCGGGGCTCCCGAGGGTGTGGTCACTGCCTGTGCCGTTCAGGTTCTGGGCGGTTTTATGCAAACCCGATTTGCGCCGGAAACTCCAGATGAAATCTCTCGAGCTTTAGGCGCTAATTATGACCTTGAACGAAAATTTGAGCTAGACGAATTGGTTTCGGGTGACCAGTTCATTTTCGTTTGCACAGCAATCACCGATGGTCCGCTGGCCCGCGGGGTGCGCGAAACCGACGAGTTTCTAGAGATTCAGAGTTTTGTGCTCGACAGCCAGCTGGGTGATGCCAGAGTGCTCGAAGTAAGGGTTCCGAAGAACTAG
- a CDS encoding DNA recombination protein RmuC translates to MESYIFLAIGLAAGVLLGWFIAKAKRPADAGQTQDLLIQIAGLEASSAGLKAQLEQAAVEKRERDERDREENKMLQALAPVRVHLEQMQSVVTRLEKERTEQFGTIQEQLKNAIDSDEALRKQTQQLSQALSSNSIRGVWGETQLRKLVELAGLIKHADFDEQASFSTDTGSGRADMVINLPGGKSLAIDSKVPFNSYQEASTISELASGEELARRKRLIDEHVKAVKGHIDALASKGYWSGLNTSPDFVIAFVPSESLLSAALDADPALLEYAFKKNVALASPVSLFSVLKTINYIWRQNADETSVKTMIKLGKELYERVGKLAEHAEKLGRSITASVRDYNGFISSLESRVLVTARKLNDLDETQLGTNEIPSPPELDATPHTMSASELTESPNISER, encoded by the coding sequence ATGGAATCTTATATTTTTCTCGCAATCGGTTTGGCCGCAGGTGTGCTCTTGGGCTGGTTCATAGCCAAGGCAAAAAGGCCTGCCGACGCGGGCCAAACCCAGGATCTCCTAATTCAAATTGCGGGCCTCGAAGCCAGTTCGGCCGGGCTAAAAGCACAACTTGAACAAGCGGCGGTCGAAAAACGCGAACGCGATGAACGCGATCGCGAAGAAAACAAGATGCTTCAGGCCCTGGCTCCAGTGCGTGTCCACCTGGAGCAAATGCAATCTGTGGTGACCCGTCTCGAAAAAGAGCGCACCGAACAGTTCGGAACAATTCAAGAGCAACTCAAAAACGCCATTGACTCTGATGAAGCACTTCGCAAGCAGACGCAGCAACTTTCTCAAGCTCTGTCCTCAAACAGCATTCGCGGAGTTTGGGGCGAGACCCAGTTGCGTAAGTTGGTTGAACTTGCCGGCCTAATCAAGCACGCAGACTTTGATGAACAAGCCAGTTTTAGCACCGATACCGGTTCTGGGCGCGCCGACATGGTTATCAACCTGCCAGGCGGCAAGTCATTGGCGATTGACTCTAAAGTGCCTTTCAACTCGTATCAGGAGGCCTCAACGATTTCTGAACTTGCATCTGGCGAAGAGTTGGCGAGGCGTAAACGCCTGATTGACGAACACGTCAAGGCGGTCAAAGGTCACATCGATGCACTGGCGTCAAAGGGTTATTGGAGTGGGTTGAATACCAGCCCAGACTTTGTGATTGCCTTCGTTCCAAGCGAGTCACTGCTATCGGCAGCACTGGATGCCGACCCAGCACTACTCGAATACGCCTTTAAAAAGAATGTGGCCTTGGCATCACCAGTCAGCCTCTTTTCGGTCCTCAAGACCATCAACTACATCTGGCGTCAAAATGCCGACGAAACTTCGGTAAAAACCATGATCAAGCTGGGCAAAGAGCTTTACGAGAGAGTCGGCAAGCTAGCTGAACACGCTGAAAAACTTGGGCGGTCAATCACAGCCTCGGTGCGCGACTACAACGGCTTCATCTCTAGCCTCGAATCTCGCGTGCTGGTAACTGCTCGCAAGCTAAACGACCTCGATGAAACCCAACTTGGCACTAACGAGATTCCAAGCCCCCCGGAGCTTGATGCCACACCGCACACCATGAGCGCCAGTGAGTTAACGGAAAGCCCAAACATCTCAGAACGGTAA
- a CDS encoding ZIP family metal transporter has protein sequence MATLLGYPLAGRKKHSTRFNALVLLMAAAAMIAASVIELIPAALAIDSGWADSALWLFVGFGVFVLIKLVSSLLQKHAAGLVGSTTVVTIALTLHNIPEGTAAVAAASTDLTTGIHTGIAIALQNIPEGLSIAALAFAAGSSRRWTFGLVAVSAIAEVLGAAGVWVNREVLSPEINSHMLLAVAAIMLAISFIELIPDGIRLLQLNGKTPKTPIIPTNK, from the coding sequence TTGGCAACCTTGCTCGGTTACCCGCTAGCGGGACGCAAGAAACACTCGACTCGGTTCAACGCCTTAGTTCTGCTAATGGCCGCCGCGGCCATGATTGCAGCCAGCGTAATAGAGCTGATACCGGCAGCCTTGGCGATTGACTCAGGATGGGCCGACTCAGCGCTATGGCTGTTCGTCGGCTTTGGCGTGTTTGTATTGATCAAGCTGGTCTCGAGCCTGCTTCAAAAACACGCTGCCGGACTTGTCGGGTCGACCACCGTGGTCACCATCGCGCTGACCCTTCACAACATCCCAGAGGGCACCGCTGCCGTTGCGGCGGCCAGCACCGACCTAACCACCGGAATTCACACCGGTATTGCGATTGCCCTGCAAAACATTCCAGAGGGCCTGTCTATCGCAGCCTTGGCCTTTGCTGCCGGTTCAAGCCGACGCTGGACTTTCGGCCTCGTTGCTGTTTCGGCGATTGCCGAGGTACTCGGTGCGGCCGGTGTTTGGGTTAACCGTGAGGTGCTTAGCCCTGAAATCAACTCGCACATGCTGTTGGCGGTAGCCGCAATTATGTTGGCAATCAGCTTCATCGAGCTCATCCCAGATGGTATTCGCTTGCTTCAGCTAAACGGTAAAACGCCAAAAACTCCGATAATTCCGACTAATAAGTAG
- the fbaA gene encoding class II fructose-bisphosphate aldolase, translated as MPVASPDQYLEMLDRAKNGGFAYPAINVSSSQTLNAALAGLAEAGSDGIIQVTTGGGDYWSGPTIKKMASGAAAMAAFAREAAKNYGITIALHTDHCAKHQLDDFVMPLIAISEDRVKHGQDPLFNSHMWDGSAVPMAENLEIAKKMLALTKNIGAVLEIEVGVVGGEEDGVEGGMGEHLYTTPEDGLATAEALGLGENGRYMVALTFGNVHGVYKPGNVKLRPELLGEIQAAVGAKYGKLMPFDLVFHGGSGSTPEEIAEAVSHGVIKMNIDTDLQYAFTRPIAGHMLSNYDGVLKVDGEVGNKKHYDPRAWGKLAEAGMASRVVEAAAELGSAGKSMSL; from the coding sequence ATGCCAGTTGCATCACCAGATCAATACCTAGAAATGCTTGACCGCGCAAAAAACGGCGGCTTTGCTTACCCAGCAATCAACGTTTCAAGCTCACAGACTTTGAACGCGGCACTTGCCGGTTTGGCAGAAGCTGGCTCTGACGGCATCATTCAGGTAACCACCGGTGGTGGCGACTACTGGTCTGGTCCAACCATTAAGAAAATGGCATCTGGCGCAGCAGCTATGGCAGCATTTGCTCGCGAAGCAGCAAAGAACTACGGCATCACCATTGCCCTGCACACCGACCACTGCGCCAAGCACCAGCTTGACGACTTTGTAATGCCTCTAATCGCAATTTCAGAGGACCGCGTAAAGCACGGCCAGGACCCACTTTTCAACTCACACATGTGGGACGGTTCAGCAGTGCCAATGGCCGAGAACCTTGAGATCGCCAAGAAGATGCTTGCACTTACCAAGAACATCGGTGCTGTTCTAGAAATCGAAGTTGGCGTTGTTGGCGGCGAGGAAGACGGCGTTGAGGGCGGTATGGGTGAGCACCTTTACACCACCCCCGAAGACGGTCTTGCAACCGCCGAGGCACTTGGTCTTGGCGAGAACGGCCGCTACATGGTCGCGCTAACCTTCGGAAACGTTCACGGTGTCTACAAGCCAGGAAACGTAAAGCTTCGCCCAGAGTTGCTCGGTGAGATCCAGGCAGCAGTTGGCGCCAAGTACGGCAAGTTGATGCCGTTTGACCTTGTCTTCCACGGTGGCTCAGGCTCAACCCCAGAGGAAATCGCAGAGGCAGTTTCACACGGTGTTATCAAGATGAACATTGACACCGACCTTCAGTACGCGTTCACCCGCCCAATTGCTGGTCACATGCTTTCTAACTACGATGGCGTGCTAAAGGTTGACGGCGAAGTCGGCAACAAGAAGCACTACGACCCACGCGCATGGGGCAAGTTGGCTGAAGCCGGCATGGCTTCTCGCGTTGTCGAGGCTGCAGCTGAACTTGGTTCAGCGGGTAAGTCAATGAGCCTATAA
- a CDS encoding prepilin peptidase translates to MEFGEWFAFLGPAYLVAVAVPLARIDLKQHRLPNRLVLPAVPITLLGQSLSAIITGEWSRFGQAFLAMTVAFAIGVLLNRFASLGMGDVKLIAAASLMLGWFGPLWPLVAVCLAFTLASLIVLPKVLLRRLSLKRSMALGPYLLVGIIGVFGVLPFS, encoded by the coding sequence ATGGAATTTGGTGAGTGGTTTGCCTTTCTCGGGCCGGCGTATTTAGTTGCGGTCGCGGTGCCTCTTGCTCGAATAGACCTCAAACAACACCGATTACCCAACCGGCTGGTTTTGCCGGCAGTGCCGATAACTCTCTTGGGGCAGAGCCTGTCCGCAATAATTACGGGAGAGTGGAGTCGATTTGGTCAGGCTTTCCTAGCCATGACCGTGGCATTTGCTATCGGGGTGCTGCTGAACCGGTTTGCCTCATTGGGTATGGGAGACGTCAAGTTGATTGCGGCAGCTAGCCTGATGCTGGGCTGGTTCGGCCCGCTGTGGCCGCTTGTGGCCGTTTGCCTAGCCTTTACGCTGGCGAGCCTGATTGTTTTGCCAAAGGTGCTCCTGCGCCGCCTAAGCCTCAAACGAAGCATGGCGCTTGGGCCCTACTTATTAGTCGGAATTATCGGAGTTTTTGGCGTTTTACCGTTTAGCTGA
- a CDS encoding 1-phosphofructokinase family hexose kinase: MSDIKSPVVTLTPAPTLDRTYYVHDLVEGGVNRADGVVEELAGKGINVTKGLNLVGMAAPGVVPIGNSDPSVLARTGHTESLVPLWVDGTLRVSTTMVIKDGATTKVNEAPRPLSSEDWKSVVDLTIETVRKAGAKWLVIAGALPNDLSTGTYVDLQPIFDAMKAMGVRVALDTSGEPLQTWARKGAASVMKPNAEELASAVGRSLHTNGDVIDAARELCAAGVECVLASLGPDGMIAVTKDHSWAARTPPIKVINTVGAGDSTLAGFLSAVAESTTAEADERYGVGFDVPKGVTTAVQWGAVAVQQPTSGLQNLDGMPEAFLTVEPNREEPLGEPAII, encoded by the coding sequence ATGTCTGACATCAAATCACCAGTTGTCACGCTTACACCTGCGCCAACTTTGGACCGCACCTACTACGTTCACGACCTAGTCGAAGGTGGAGTTAACCGCGCCGACGGTGTTGTCGAGGAGCTTGCTGGTAAAGGAATCAATGTCACTAAAGGCTTGAACCTAGTCGGCATGGCCGCCCCTGGTGTTGTGCCAATCGGCAACTCAGACCCAAGCGTTCTTGCTCGCACCGGCCACACCGAGTCACTTGTGCCACTTTGGGTTGACGGCACTCTGCGAGTTTCGACCACCATGGTCATCAAAGACGGCGCAACCACCAAGGTAAACGAGGCACCGCGCCCATTGAGCTCAGAAGACTGGAAGTCAGTGGTTGACCTAACCATCGAAACCGTCCGCAAGGCCGGCGCAAAGTGGCTAGTTATCGCTGGTGCCCTACCAAATGACCTATCGACTGGCACCTACGTTGACCTGCAGCCGATTTTTGATGCAATGAAGGCAATGGGAGTTCGAGTTGCACTAGACACCTCAGGCGAGCCGCTGCAGACTTGGGCACGCAAGGGTGCTGCCAGCGTTATGAAGCCAAACGCCGAGGAGCTTGCTTCAGCTGTTGGCCGCTCACTTCACACCAACGGCGACGTAATCGACGCAGCTCGTGAATTGTGCGCAGCCGGAGTCGAGTGCGTTCTTGCCAGCCTTGGCCCAGACGGAATGATCGCTGTCACCAAGGACCACTCATGGGCTGCTCGCACTCCGCCAATCAAGGTCATCAACACAGTTGGTGCTGGCGATTCAACTCTTGCCGGTTTCTTGTCAGCCGTGGCCGAGTCAACCACAGCAGAAGCTGATGAGCGCTACGGTGTGGGTTTTGATGTTCCAAAGGGTGTAACCACAGCGGTTCAGTGGGGTGCAGTTGCTGTTCAGCAGCCAACCTCTGGTCTCCAGAACCTAGATGGCATGCCTGAGGCATTCTTGACTGTTGAGCCAAACCGAGAAGAACCTCTCGGCGAGCCAGCAATCATCTAG
- a CDS encoding carbonic anhydrase: MSESPRPQTPAEAWRAMADGNRRFVSGAPAHPRQDIDRREQLAGQQKPFAALFGCSDSRLSAEIIFDVGLGDLFVVRNAGQIIAETILGSLEYSVEVLGVPLILVLGHDECGAIRATIDATEGKLQAKGDFIHNLVERIRPTVEAANQQGLHHIDAVTDLHIKDTINELLTRSKLIAEAVKSGKVAIVGANYTLSRGEISPIITIGELN, from the coding sequence ATGAGCGAATCACCGCGCCCTCAGACACCTGCAGAGGCCTGGCGTGCCATGGCCGATGGCAACCGCCGATTCGTTTCAGGGGCTCCAGCGCACCCACGTCAAGATATCGATCGTAGAGAGCAACTTGCCGGTCAGCAGAAACCTTTCGCCGCACTATTTGGCTGTTCAGACTCTCGCCTATCGGCAGAAATCATTTTTGACGTTGGCCTAGGTGACCTGTTTGTAGTGCGAAATGCCGGCCAGATTATTGCCGAAACCATTCTTGGCTCGCTTGAATACTCGGTTGAGGTTCTAGGCGTTCCGCTAATTTTGGTTCTTGGCCACGATGAATGTGGTGCAATTCGCGCCACGATTGATGCCACTGAGGGCAAGTTGCAGGCCAAGGGAGACTTCATTCACAACCTGGTCGAGCGCATTCGCCCAACGGTTGAGGCTGCAAACCAACAGGGTCTGCACCACATCGATGCTGTAACTGACCTGCACATCAAAGACACCATCAACGAACTGCTAACTCGGAGCAAACTGATTGCAGAAGCAGTCAAGTCGGGCAAGGTGGCCATCGTAGGGGCCAACTACACCCTTTCTCGAGGCGAGATTTCACCGATTATTACCATCGGCGAACTGAACTAA
- the xseA gene encoding exodeoxyribonuclease VII large subunit has protein sequence MSEDDVAAASKVSSESSPWPVSRLSTTLKDWIERLGMLWIEGELASIKIGPSNMFGELRDLQLENSVSIHSWNTVKIPKDLKQGDRVLALIKPAFWPKGGKLTMQVFEMRKVGLGELLERIERLRTQLAAEGLTSPERKKPLPFLPNKIGLITGKDSDAEKDVLQNARLRWPDVDFRVIHTLVQGDKAAPEVIAAIKELDSDPEIDVIIIARGGGSFLDLMVFSDEGLVRAAATAHTPIVSAIGHENDRPVLDDVADLRASTPTDAAKRVVPDVADELHKVSQYRQRNYLRIDSIITGQEAFLEQIRSRPIIANPHLLIDDKSLEIERWVSQIWNQVDQYLVRESMHISHLAQQVRSLSPQSTLDRGYSVIRDASGHVISDSNSITTGQKLQVRLAKGQIDVTAD, from the coding sequence ATGAGCGAAGACGACGTCGCCGCAGCCTCCAAAGTCAGTTCAGAATCCTCTCCGTGGCCGGTATCGCGGCTTTCTACCACGCTCAAGGACTGGATTGAGCGCCTGGGCATGCTCTGGATTGAGGGCGAGCTCGCCTCGATCAAAATCGGTCCCAGCAATATGTTCGGCGAACTGCGTGACCTTCAACTAGAGAACAGTGTCTCAATCCACTCTTGGAACACTGTCAAGATTCCCAAGGACCTAAAACAGGGCGACCGCGTATTGGCCCTGATCAAACCTGCTTTTTGGCCAAAGGGCGGCAAGCTCACCATGCAGGTTTTCGAAATGCGCAAGGTTGGCCTGGGTGAACTTCTCGAGCGGATAGAGAGGCTACGAACTCAACTCGCTGCTGAGGGCCTAACCTCTCCGGAGCGCAAAAAGCCACTGCCGTTTCTTCCAAACAAAATTGGCCTGATTACTGGCAAAGATTCAGATGCCGAAAAAGACGTGCTGCAGAATGCCCGATTGCGCTGGCCTGATGTCGACTTTCGAGTGATTCACACGCTGGTTCAAGGAGATAAAGCAGCGCCAGAAGTTATCGCAGCTATCAAAGAACTGGATTCAGACCCCGAGATTGATGTGATCATCATTGCTCGCGGCGGTGGGTCTTTTCTGGACCTAATGGTGTTTAGCGATGAAGGCTTGGTTCGTGCTGCAGCCACTGCACACACCCCGATCGTCTCGGCCATCGGCCACGAGAATGACCGGCCAGTGCTCGACGACGTTGCCGACCTACGAGCATCTACCCCTACCGACGCTGCTAAACGGGTGGTGCCCGATGTCGCTGATGAACTTCACAAGGTGAGCCAATACCGTCAAAGAAACTACCTACGAATCGACTCGATAATTACCGGTCAAGAGGCGTTCCTAGAACAAATCCGATCCCGCCCGATTATTGCGAATCCGCACCTACTGATTGACGATAAGTCTCTCGAAATTGAGCGCTGGGTAAGCCAAATTTGGAATCAAGTTGACCAGTACTTGGTTCGAGAGAGCATGCACATTAGCCACCTTGCACAGCAGGTTCGGTCGCTATCGCCGCAATCCACCCTTGACCGCGGCTACTCGGTGATTCGCGATGCCAGTGGTCACGTGATTTCCGATTCGAACTCAATCACCACAGGGCAAAAACTCCAGGTTCGCCTGGCTAAGGGCCAAATCGATGTTACCGCCGACTAA
- a CDS encoding class II fumarate hydratase, whose translation MEYRIEHDTMGEVKVPVNALYRAQTQRAVENFPISGTTLERAHIAALAQIKKAAALANAKLGVLDEALAKAIADAADQVIAGQHDAEFPVDIFQTGSGTSSNMNMNEVLATLATQGLGANVHPNDHVNASQSSNDVFPTSVHVAVTAALINDLLPALDYLAVSLEKKRDLWKTVVKAGRTHLMDATPVTLGQEFGGYAAQIRYAIERVQSTIGRTAEVPLGGTAVGTGINTPKGFPQEVIRLLAAETGLPITEARDHFEAQGARDALVEASGALRVLAVSLTKINNDLRWMGSGPNAGIAELHIPDLQPGSSIMPGKVNPVVPEAVMMVCARVIGNDATVAWAGATGNFELNVAIPVMGNSLLESIRLLANSMRLLADKTIDGLEANVERARALAESSPSIVTPLNKYIGYEAAAKIAKHSVAKGLTVREATIELGYVDGEKLTMEQLDKALDVLSMTSPGL comes from the coding sequence GTGGAATACCGCATTGAACACGACACCATGGGTGAAGTCAAAGTTCCTGTAAACGCCCTTTACCGCGCACAAACGCAGCGCGCGGTCGAGAATTTTCCGATCTCAGGAACCACTCTGGAGCGTGCACACATCGCGGCTCTTGCACAGATCAAAAAAGCGGCAGCTTTGGCGAACGCCAAGTTGGGCGTTCTTGACGAGGCACTCGCAAAAGCAATTGCAGATGCGGCCGATCAGGTTATTGCTGGGCAGCACGATGCCGAGTTCCCGGTCGACATTTTCCAAACCGGTTCGGGAACCTCTTCGAACATGAACATGAACGAGGTGTTGGCTACCCTGGCCACCCAGGGTCTGGGCGCCAATGTGCACCCGAACGACCACGTGAACGCATCACAGTCGTCAAACGATGTTTTCCCTACCTCGGTTCACGTTGCAGTCACCGCTGCGCTAATCAACGACCTATTGCCAGCGTTGGACTACCTAGCCGTCTCACTCGAGAAGAAGCGTGACCTTTGGAAGACCGTGGTCAAGGCCGGCCGCACCCACTTGATGGATGCCACTCCGGTAACCCTTGGTCAAGAATTTGGCGGTTATGCAGCTCAAATTCGCTACGCAATCGAACGAGTCCAATCCACGATTGGCCGCACCGCAGAGGTTCCACTCGGAGGCACCGCTGTAGGAACAGGAATCAACACCCCTAAGGGTTTCCCTCAGGAAGTTATTCGCCTGTTGGCCGCCGAAACTGGACTTCCGATCACCGAAGCCCGCGACCACTTTGAGGCTCAGGGCGCTCGTGACGCACTAGTCGAGGCATCTGGTGCCCTTCGCGTTCTGGCCGTATCGCTGACCAAGATCAACAATGACCTTCGTTGGATGGGCTCTGGCCCAAATGCGGGTATTGCCGAGTTGCACATTCCAGACCTTCAGCCTGGTTCGTCAATCATGCCTGGCAAGGTCAACCCAGTGGTTCCAGAAGCCGTCATGATGGTTTGCGCACGCGTTATCGGTAACGACGCAACCGTTGCCTGGGCCGGTGCCACCGGAAACTTTGAGCTCAACGTTGCAATTCCTGTCATGGGAAACTCGTTGCTTGAATCGATCCGACTGCTAGCAAACTCAATGCGCTTACTTGCTGACAAGACCATCGATGGCCTTGAGGCAAACGTTGAGCGTGCTCGCGCGTTGGCAGAGTCAAGCCCATCAATCGTGACCCCACTCAACAAGTACATTGGATACGAGGCTGCGGCCAAGATTGCCAAGCACTCAGTTGCCAAGGGCCTCACTGTGCGTGAAGCCACCATTGAATTGGGCTACGTAGACGGCGAGAAGCTCACCATGGAGCAGCTTGACAAGGCTCTGGACGTTCTATCAATGACCAGCCCTGGTCTTTAG
- a CDS encoding 4-hydroxy-3-methylbut-2-enyl diphosphate reductase produces the protein MTEIKNTVDLRQQPTSKKVLLAAPRGYCAGVDRAVIAVEKALDHYGSPVYVRKQIVHNKHVVSSLEKRGAIFVEEVDEVPTGSVLVFSAHGVSPAVVAAAAERGLNTIDATCPLVTKVHREVQRFASENYDILLIGHEGHEEVEGTAGEAPDVVQIIDKDDSIAASKVRDPKKLIWLSQTTLSVDETMETVVKLREKYPTLQNPPSDDICYATQNRQVAIKKVGAASDLVIVVGSANSSNTVRLVEVALEAGAKASYRVDFASEIEDAWFEGVETVGVSSGASVPEELVDEVLVNLANRGFGDVRTVQTAEEDVQFSLPAELRKELKAAGTDLNNKVKRS, from the coding sequence GTGACTGAAATCAAGAATACCGTTGACCTGCGACAGCAACCGACCTCAAAGAAGGTACTGTTGGCAGCCCCAAGAGGTTATTGCGCGGGTGTTGACCGTGCCGTCATCGCAGTCGAAAAAGCACTGGACCACTACGGGTCACCGGTCTACGTGCGTAAGCAAATTGTGCACAATAAGCACGTTGTCTCATCACTCGAAAAGCGCGGTGCCATTTTCGTTGAAGAGGTTGACGAGGTTCCAACCGGCTCTGTTCTGGTTTTCTCAGCCCACGGTGTTTCGCCGGCAGTCGTGGCCGCCGCTGCCGAGCGTGGCTTGAACACTATCGATGCCACCTGCCCGCTGGTAACCAAGGTTCACCGTGAGGTTCAAAGATTTGCCTCCGAAAATTACGACATCCTTTTGATTGGTCACGAAGGTCACGAAGAAGTTGAAGGTACCGCGGGTGAAGCCCCAGATGTTGTGCAGATCATCGACAAGGATGACAGCATCGCAGCCTCGAAGGTAAGAGACCCAAAGAAGTTGATTTGGCTTTCGCAAACCACCCTGTCAGTGGATGAAACCATGGAAACCGTGGTCAAGCTGCGTGAGAAGTACCCAACTTTGCAGAACCCACCGAGCGACGACATTTGCTATGCAACTCAAAATCGCCAGGTGGCTATCAAGAAGGTTGGCGCAGCGTCCGATTTGGTAATCGTGGTTGGATCAGCTAACTCGTCAAACACAGTTCGACTGGTTGAGGTGGCACTCGAAGCCGGCGCCAAGGCGTCGTACCGCGTTGACTTTGCCAGCGAGATTGAGGATGCCTGGTTTGAAGGCGTCGAGACCGTTGGTGTCTCTTCTGGTGCTTCTGTTCCAGAGGAGTTGGTTGATGAGGTGCTGGTGAACCTAGCTAATCGAGGTTTTGGCGATGTTCGTACCGTCCAGACCGCCGAAGAGGATGTTCAGTTTTCGCTGCCTGCCGAACTTCGCAAAGAGCTTAAGGCAGCCGGCACCGATCTAAACAACAAGGTCAAGCGCAGCTAA
- a CDS encoding exodeoxyribonuclease VII small subunit codes for MTAEKTTAKDKANADVASMSYEQARDELVKVVSELEQGSATLEASLKLWERGEALAAQCDSWLTGARKKLDDTLAAKKAK; via the coding sequence ATGACTGCAGAAAAAACCACCGCCAAAGACAAAGCAAATGCCGACGTAGCTTCAATGAGCTACGAACAGGCTCGCGATGAGTTGGTAAAAGTGGTTTCTGAACTTGAGCAGGGTTCAGCAACCTTGGAAGCATCGCTAAAACTCTGGGAGCGCGGCGAGGCTCTGGCTGCACAATGCGACAGCTGGCTCACCGGCGCACGCAAGAAACTTGATGACACACTTGCCGCAAAGAAAGCCAAGTAA